A genomic segment from Amycolatopsis camponoti encodes:
- a CDS encoding Lrp/AsnC family transcriptional regulator: MESDYDELDRRLVHALQVNGRAPFSTIGEVLGVSDRTIARRYARLRSAEAVRVIGGVDPTALGAVLWFLRVRCAPAASVPVAEALARRPDTSWVSITSGGTEISCTVLTESEADSEALLLTKLPRTPRVEGVTAHSVLHAYYGGPDSLVAKLGSLDEAAIERLRPPPVPHRPGPVRLDDGDRKLLAALAADGRAEFEHLAAVTGWSPTTVRRRMAELRERGVLYLDIDVDGSLFGVGTRTLLWLSVAPAHLEEAGAALAGHPEIAFAAATTGPTNLYASVVCANQRELYRYLTTRVAALRAITHIETAPVIKTVKRAATRT, translated from the coding sequence GTGGAATCCGACTACGACGAGCTGGACCGTCGGCTCGTGCACGCCTTGCAGGTCAACGGCCGGGCCCCGTTCAGCACGATCGGCGAGGTGCTCGGCGTGTCGGATCGCACCATCGCCCGCCGGTACGCCCGGCTGCGGTCGGCGGAAGCGGTGCGGGTGATCGGTGGGGTCGACCCGACGGCGCTGGGCGCGGTGCTGTGGTTCCTGCGGGTGCGCTGCGCGCCCGCCGCGTCGGTCCCGGTCGCCGAGGCGCTGGCCCGCCGCCCCGACACGTCCTGGGTGAGCATCACCTCCGGAGGCACCGAGATCAGCTGCACAGTCCTTACCGAGAGCGAAGCCGACAGCGAGGCATTGCTGCTGACCAAGCTGCCCCGCACCCCACGCGTGGAGGGCGTGACCGCACACTCGGTGCTGCACGCGTACTACGGCGGCCCGGACAGCCTGGTCGCCAAGCTCGGCTCGCTGGACGAAGCGGCGATCGAGCGGCTGCGCCCGCCGCCGGTGCCGCACCGGCCGGGGCCGGTGCGGCTCGACGACGGCGACCGCAAGCTCCTCGCCGCGCTCGCCGCCGACGGGCGGGCCGAGTTCGAGCACCTGGCCGCGGTGACCGGCTGGTCGCCCACCACGGTCCGGCGCCGGATGGCCGAGCTTCGCGAACGCGGGGTGCTGTACCTGGACATCGACGTCGACGGAAGCCTGTTCGGGGTCGGCACCCGCACTCTTCTCTGGCTGTCGGTCGCTCCCGCACACCTGGAGGAGGCCGGCGCGGCCCTGGCCGGGCATCCGGAGATCGCGTTCGCCGCCGCCACGACCGGGCCGACGAACCTGTACGCGAGCGTGGTGTGCGCGAACCAGCGGGAGCTGTACCGCTACCTGACCACCCGGGTGGCCGCACTGCGTGCCATTACGCACATCGAGACCGCGCCGGTGATCAAGACCGTCAAACGCGCCGCCACCAGGACCTGA
- a CDS encoding TIGR03557 family F420-dependent LLM class oxidoreductase produces the protein MTSIGYFLSCEQYGPRELVAQARAAEAAGFERLWISDHFHPWNDEQGQSPFVWSVIGALSEAVSLPVTTAVTCPTIRLHPAVIAQAAATAAVQLDGRFVLGVGSGEALNEHVLGDPWPSVGERLAMLEEAIEVIRELHAAGIRGEAVSHRGPHYRVQEARIYTVPDRPVPIYVSGFGPQATELAGRIGDGYCTVTPDADLVRAFRESGGGDKPVQAGMKVSWDADPEAALDVAHRLWANDALPGQLAQVMPRPQDFEAAMELVPRDAVAEAIVCGDDPKAHVDRVRQYVEAGVDEVYVQQIGPDHDAFFRGWQEHVLPEFR, from the coding sequence ATGACGTCGATCGGATACTTCCTGTCTTGTGAGCAGTACGGTCCGCGCGAGCTCGTCGCCCAGGCGCGAGCGGCCGAGGCGGCCGGTTTCGAGCGGCTGTGGATCTCCGACCACTTCCACCCCTGGAACGACGAGCAGGGGCAGAGCCCGTTCGTCTGGTCGGTGATCGGCGCGCTGTCGGAGGCGGTCTCCCTGCCGGTGACGACCGCGGTGACCTGCCCGACGATCCGGCTGCACCCGGCGGTGATCGCCCAGGCGGCGGCGACCGCGGCGGTGCAGCTCGACGGCCGGTTCGTGCTCGGGGTGGGGTCGGGGGAGGCGCTCAACGAGCACGTTCTCGGTGACCCGTGGCCGTCGGTGGGGGAGCGGCTGGCGATGCTCGAGGAGGCGATCGAGGTCATCCGCGAACTGCACGCGGCGGGTATCCGGGGCGAGGCGGTCAGCCACCGCGGGCCGCACTACCGGGTGCAGGAAGCCCGGATCTACACGGTGCCCGACCGGCCGGTGCCGATCTACGTCTCCGGTTTCGGGCCGCAGGCCACCGAGCTCGCCGGCCGGATCGGGGACGGCTACTGCACCGTCACCCCGGACGCCGACCTCGTTCGCGCGTTCCGGGAGTCCGGCGGGGGCGACAAGCCGGTGCAGGCGGGGATGAAGGTGAGCTGGGACGCCGACCCGGAGGCGGCGCTCGACGTCGCGCACCGGCTGTGGGCCAACGACGCCTTGCCGGGCCAGCTCGCGCAGGTGATGCCGCGGCCGCAGGACTTCGAGGCGGCGATGGAGCTGGTGCCCCGCGACGCCGTCGCCGAGGCGATCGTGTGCGGCGACGACCCGAAGGCCCACGTGGACCGGGTCCGCCAGTACGTCGAAGCCGGGGTGGACGAGGTGTACGTCCAGCAGATCGGGCCGGACCACGACGCGTTCTTCCGGGGGTGGCAGGAGCATGTGCTCCCGGAGTTCCGCTGA